The following coding sequences are from one Wenzhouxiangella sp. AB-CW3 window:
- a CDS encoding ABC transporter permease, which produces MNHRRELPAFFLRKLAAAVPLLLGVTLISFALTVHFGPDPAHALVGKNPTAAELAQLRQELGQDRPFWIRYADYLRGLATLDLGHAQASGESVRELLGRTLPVSAMLLAPGFLLGTALALALAMWAAWYRGSRLDRWITGCSVVGMSLSFVVIIIGLQAIFGVWLGWFPVRGWAVGDPGSYVRHVSLPTLAFVLASLGYNTRFFRAMLVNAMSADHVRTALAYGATPRRIMIRHVLPAALLPIMTRIIYTVPGLAIAGSLLIESHFAVPGIGRITYQAILAGDQAVIMAVVGLSAVLLALTVTVADMLGQLADPRIRVA; this is translated from the coding sequence TTGAACCATCGGCGCGAGCTGCCGGCCTTCTTCCTGCGCAAGCTGGCCGCGGCCGTACCGCTGCTGCTGGGCGTTACCCTGATCAGCTTTGCTCTGACGGTGCATTTCGGACCGGACCCGGCCCATGCCCTTGTGGGCAAGAACCCGACCGCGGCCGAACTGGCGCAGTTGCGCCAGGAACTGGGACAGGACCGGCCGTTCTGGATCCGTTATGCCGACTACCTGCGGGGACTGGCCACACTGGATCTGGGTCATGCACAGGCCAGTGGAGAATCGGTACGTGAGTTGTTGGGGCGCACGCTGCCGGTGTCGGCCATGCTGCTGGCTCCCGGCTTCCTGCTCGGCACGGCCCTGGCGCTGGCGCTGGCGATGTGGGCTGCCTGGTACCGTGGCAGTCGGCTGGACCGCTGGATTACAGGATGCTCGGTGGTCGGCATGAGCCTGTCGTTCGTGGTCATCATCATCGGCCTGCAGGCGATATTCGGCGTCTGGCTGGGCTGGTTTCCGGTGCGTGGCTGGGCTGTGGGAGACCCGGGCAGCTATGTCCGGCATGTCTCCCTGCCCACCCTGGCCTTCGTGCTGGCCAGTCTGGGCTACAACACCCGGTTCTTTCGCGCCATGCTGGTCAATGCCATGAGCGCCGACCATGTGCGTACCGCACTGGCCTACGGCGCCACCCCGCGCCGAATCATGATCCGACACGTACTACCGGCAGCCCTGCTGCCGATCATGACGCGCATCATCTATACCGTGCCGGGCCTGGCCATTGCCGGCAGTCTGCTCATCGAGAGCCACTTTGCCGTGCCCGGGATTGGACGCATCACCTACCAGGCCATCCTGGCCGGCGACCAGGCAGTCATCATGGCCGTGGTGGGCCTGAGTGCCGTGCTGCTGGCCCTGACGGTGACCGTGGCCGACATGCTCGGTCAACTGGCGGATCCTAGGATTCGAGTCGCATGA
- a CDS encoding alpha/beta hydrolase — translation MNEQDKRDRQEIFEVYTRRKVRAANIWLHGMGVNAEDLNPILVNLRQSREIGLHYIAPSAPIRRITVNQDRPTRAWFDVRGEPGEAPLDRDGMDESTRMVHDQLDRLRNQGRDPRHIILAGFSQGATLALHAGLRYPHSLAGIVVMSGELLFADSLMDEAEAASRHTPILMLHGENDRVVPITDARASRDALQASGYQIEWNEFPIEHTVSPEEVERVDDWIHQRLTETLAQ, via the coding sequence ATGAACGAGCAAGACAAGCGTGACAGGCAGGAGATCTTCGAGGTCTACACGCGCCGAAAAGTCAGGGCGGCCAACATCTGGCTGCACGGCATGGGCGTCAATGCCGAAGACCTCAATCCCATCCTGGTCAACCTGCGCCAGTCACGCGAGATCGGTCTGCACTACATCGCCCCCAGCGCCCCGATCAGGCGCATCACGGTCAACCAGGACCGACCGACCCGGGCCTGGTTTGACGTGCGCGGCGAGCCCGGCGAGGCGCCACTGGATCGTGACGGCATGGACGAGAGCACACGCATGGTGCACGATCAACTCGATCGCCTTCGCAACCAGGGGCGCGATCCCCGTCATATCATCCTGGCCGGATTCTCGCAGGGTGCCACTCTGGCACTGCACGCCGGCCTGCGTTACCCGCACAGCCTGGCCGGCATCGTGGTGATGTCGGGAGAACTGCTGTTTGCCGACAGCCTCATGGACGAAGCCGAGGCCGCCAGTCGCCATACGCCCATCCTCATGCTGCACGGCGAAAACGACCGCGTGGTACCGATCACTGATGCCCGCGCCAGCCGCGATGCCCTGCAGGCCAGCGGCTACCAGATCGAGTGGAACGAGTTCCCGATCGAACACACGGTCTCGCCCGAAGAAGTCGAACGCGTCGACGACTGGATCCACCAGCGCCTTACCGAGACGCTGGCGCAGTGA
- a CDS encoding ABC transporter substrate-binding protein, with protein MSTSTRLVCAVLATLAFTAACNKTDTNAADETTYRHAIDGVPASLDPAHAADVYSSTLVVNLFDTLYRYRYLERPYQLAPNLAADMPEVSDDGLVWTIRMREDAVFAPDPAFPDGTGRRVTAADVVYSLARHFDPATRSQGAWLWRDRILGLDQWVESGADPDQPIEGLQALDEHTLQITLKRPFPQLAHTLAMALSAVVPREVVESRGREFGTHPVGSGPFTLARRDESQAVLLRRPDFVRDPFDLAYEGHDPELHAELELEHLDGRHYPFVDRLEIHFITEPGSRWSSFAAGEVDNVMVPPDQATRILSSRDPIRFTPEISQQYHSMASPEAGFVLYGFNMANQDIGHHPEPTRDQANRQLRCAMRDAFDWDRYNETFHHGLAQVFPGAIPPFVEAFDPSHGEDSIRHQPERAREHMDELAATEQLPRLTYGMEASVHQRQMFEQFRQRMVEAGLPRDHMQSRAFASFGEYSRAIAAGELDIFLLGWTMAWPDAQYALQLFYGPNAAPGANSFSYRNPEFDALFERATALPDGPERTALYRQLNDIVMDDCVFIGSLARTRLHLWHRHAHMQPDREMLGGFFLRFVDVGARP; from the coding sequence ATGTCGACCAGCACCCGACTCGTCTGCGCCGTACTCGCCACCCTGGCGTTCACGGCGGCCTGCAACAAAACCGATACCAACGCGGCTGACGAGACCACCTACCGCCACGCCATTGACGGCGTTCCCGCAAGCCTGGACCCGGCCCACGCGGCCGATGTCTATTCGTCCACCCTGGTGGTGAATCTTTTTGACACGCTCTACCGTTACCGCTACCTGGAGCGCCCCTATCAACTGGCCCCCAACCTGGCAGCCGACATGCCGGAGGTGTCCGACGATGGCTTGGTCTGGACCATCCGGATGCGCGAGGACGCAGTGTTCGCACCCGACCCGGCTTTCCCGGATGGGACGGGCCGAAGGGTGACTGCCGCCGACGTGGTGTATTCCCTGGCGCGGCATTTCGATCCGGCCACCCGGTCGCAGGGTGCCTGGCTCTGGCGCGACCGGATTCTGGGACTCGACCAATGGGTGGAGTCCGGCGCCGACCCGGATCAGCCCATCGAAGGTTTGCAGGCGCTCGACGAGCACACGCTTCAGATCACACTCAAGAGACCATTCCCACAGCTGGCCCACACCCTGGCCATGGCCCTGTCGGCCGTCGTCCCCAGAGAGGTGGTGGAAAGTCGCGGGCGGGAGTTCGGAACCCATCCGGTCGGATCCGGGCCGTTCACTCTTGCGCGACGCGACGAAAGCCAGGCGGTGCTGCTCCGACGGCCGGACTTTGTCCGCGACCCCTTCGATCTGGCCTACGAGGGACATGACCCCGAACTGCATGCGGAACTGGAACTGGAGCACCTGGACGGTCGTCACTACCCCTTCGTCGACCGACTGGAGATCCACTTCATTACCGAACCCGGATCACGCTGGAGCAGCTTCGCAGCTGGCGAGGTCGACAATGTCATGGTGCCGCCCGACCAGGCCACGCGGATACTGTCGTCACGAGATCCAATCCGTTTTACACCGGAGATCAGTCAGCAGTACCACAGCATGGCTTCACCCGAGGCCGGCTTTGTGCTCTATGGCTTTAATATGGCCAACCAGGACATCGGTCACCACCCGGAACCGACACGTGACCAGGCCAACCGCCAGCTGCGCTGTGCCATGCGCGACGCCTTCGACTGGGACCGCTACAACGAGACCTTCCATCATGGCCTGGCCCAGGTATTCCCCGGCGCCATTCCGCCATTTGTGGAGGCGTTCGATCCGTCTCATGGAGAGGACAGCATCCGCCACCAACCCGAGCGGGCCCGCGAACACATGGATGAACTGGCCGCAACGGAGCAGTTGCCGCGACTGACCTACGGCATGGAAGCCAGCGTGCATCAGCGCCAGATGTTCGAACAGTTTCGCCAGCGCATGGTGGAAGCCGGCCTGCCACGTGACCACATGCAATCGCGGGCCTTTGCCTCGTTCGGGGAATACTCCCGCGCCATTGCCGCTGGCGAGCTTGATATCTTTCTTCTCGGCTGGACCATGGCCTGGCCGGATGCACAGTATGCGCTGCAACTGTTTTATGGCCCCAATGCCGCCCCCGGAGCCAACAGTTTCAGCTACCGCAACCCGGAGTTCGATGCGCTGTTCGAGCGCGCTACCGCGCTGCCTGACGGTCCCGAGCGGACCGCCCTCTATCGTCAGCTCAATGACATCGTGATGGACGACTGCGTGTTCATCGGCAGCCTGGCACGCACCCGTCTGCACCTGTGGCACCGGCACGCGCACATGCAACCCGACCGCGAGATGCTGGGCGGTTTCTTCCTGCGCTTTGTCGATGTGGGAGCGCGACCTTGA
- a CDS encoding EAL domain-containing protein codes for MASPLAQTISLSATGDHCAFAAQRIQALQADGAVFGADWPWYELLIRPDSACFNGSPAGFVECLYLHRPPSVTDVEVLERAGYWLAERAGPTRISVNAHPESFIAPYFVDTVTRMHKLLGEQGHSLCLELIEFADCSNRSRLIEHARLLRQRGVLIALDDFGSRMNCFDLCAAGVVDIVKIDGRVISGFDSRSHQRAVVDCLTTLADRLGGVVVAEGVERPQELQLLKDLGVGYAQGYLVHEPEIMEI; via the coding sequence ATGGCCAGTCCACTCGCACAAACCATTTCCCTGTCCGCAACAGGGGATCACTGCGCCTTCGCGGCCCAGCGCATTCAGGCGCTGCAGGCCGATGGCGCGGTTTTTGGTGCCGACTGGCCCTGGTACGAGTTGCTGATCCGGCCCGACTCGGCCTGTTTCAACGGCTCTCCCGCCGGTTTTGTCGAGTGCCTCTACCTGCATCGCCCGCCCTCGGTGACCGATGTGGAGGTGCTTGAGCGCGCCGGGTACTGGCTGGCCGAGCGCGCAGGGCCGACGCGCATTAGCGTCAATGCCCATCCCGAATCTTTCATCGCTCCGTATTTCGTGGATACCGTGACCCGGATGCACAAGCTGCTTGGCGAGCAGGGTCATTCGCTGTGTCTGGAGCTGATCGAGTTCGCCGATTGCAGCAACCGCTCAAGACTGATTGAGCATGCCCGCCTGCTGCGGCAGCGCGGTGTCCTGATCGCACTGGACGATTTCGGCAGTCGCATGAACTGCTTTGACCTGTGCGCCGCCGGCGTGGTGGACATCGTCAAGATCGACGGTCGGGTCATCAGTGGATTCGACTCTCGCAGTCATCAGCGCGCCGTGGTCGATTGCCTGACCACGCTGGCTGATCGGCTCGGCGGCGTGGTGGTGGCCGAAGGTGTGGAGCGTCCTCAGGAGCTGCAGCTGCTGAAGGATCTGGGGGTTGGTTACGCCCAGGGGTACCTGGTGCATGAGCCCGAGATCATGGAGATCTGA
- a CDS encoding alanine racemase: MTRNIERMRTRLQSLGLALRPHVKTCKNIDIARQLTAGQPGGVTVSTLAEADYFFENGITDILYAVGIAPGKLAAVADRMARGMALRIILDHPQTATAVARAAREFDTRFRVLVEIDADGERAGLRADAPELIEIASILDAAGCHVDGVMVHAGGSYHCPDADSMQQMAETERASAVAAAERLRQAGHAAPVVSVGSTPTATFARDLTGATEVRAGVHVFQDLVQAGLGVCEIDDIAISVLTEVIGHRSEDGRLLVDAGWMALSRDRGTADQPIDQGYGLICSEDGEALDDIIVTGTNQEHGIVGRRDGSPLNLDTFPVGTRLRVLPNHACATAGQHDGYWIVGSPDQARRWLPRCRGW, from the coding sequence ATGACCCGAAACATTGAGCGCATGAGAACCCGGCTTCAGTCGCTGGGGCTTGCATTGCGTCCGCACGTCAAGACCTGCAAGAACATCGACATCGCGCGCCAGCTGACCGCCGGCCAGCCCGGCGGCGTGACCGTCTCGACCCTGGCCGAGGCCGACTATTTCTTCGAGAACGGCATCACCGACATTCTCTACGCCGTCGGCATTGCTCCCGGAAAACTTGCCGCCGTGGCCGATCGCATGGCCCGCGGCATGGCGCTGCGCATCATTCTCGACCATCCGCAAACGGCCACCGCAGTGGCCCGTGCGGCACGTGAGTTCGACACCCGTTTTCGCGTACTGGTCGAAATCGACGCCGACGGCGAGCGCGCTGGACTGCGTGCCGATGCACCGGAACTGATCGAAATCGCCAGCATTCTCGACGCCGCCGGATGTCATGTCGACGGCGTGATGGTGCATGCCGGCGGTTCGTATCACTGCCCCGACGCCGACAGCATGCAGCAAATGGCCGAAACCGAACGCGCCAGCGCCGTGGCAGCGGCCGAGCGCTTGCGGCAGGCCGGCCACGCGGCTCCTGTCGTCAGCGTCGGATCCACTCCCACGGCCACCTTTGCCCGCGACCTGACCGGCGCCACCGAAGTCCGCGCCGGCGTGCACGTGTTTCAGGATCTGGTCCAGGCCGGCCTGGGCGTTTGCGAAATCGACGACATCGCCATCTCGGTGTTGACCGAAGTCATTGGTCACCGTAGCGAAGATGGCCGGCTGCTGGTCGATGCCGGCTGGATGGCGCTGTCGCGTGATCGCGGCACCGCCGATCAGCCCATCGATCAAGGCTATGGCCTGATCTGCAGCGAGGACGGAGAAGCACTTGATGACATCATCGTCACCGGCACCAACCAGGAGCACGGCATCGTGGGCAGACGGGACGGTTCACCGCTGAATCTCGACACGTTCCCCGTTGGCACCCGTTTGCGGGTCCTGCCCAACCATGCCTGTGCCACGGCCGGGCAGCATGATGGTTACTGGATAGTCGGCAGTCCCGACCAGGCCCGGCGATGGCTGCCGCGCTGCCGCGGTTGGTAA
- a CDS encoding ABC transporter permease, which yields MTPRIVRLPRYRSWMSGLPVLILGLYALAAVGVWLGLWSGHWSAMTGPMWAPPSPDHWLGTNRLGQDIFARSVAATATAFEIGLVVAVVTCLFGGLMGSIAGFFHRGWIDEFILWLTGTLEAIPFYLLVGAIAFALHRHPSAMYVAMMAAFWTTTARVVRAEAIRLERSGFILAARAGGSAPLRILRRHVLPNLAHVLLVQATLVFVAAIKIEVILSFLGLGVHDSISWGLMLAEAGQDILAGQYMNFVVASVFLFGLVMAGSLVADDLQDRLDPKRRKSKPAGVERDPRILP from the coding sequence ATGACCCCGCGAATCGTCCGCTTGCCTCGATACAGATCCTGGATGTCGGGCCTGCCCGTCCTGATCCTGGGCCTGTATGCCCTCGCCGCTGTCGGTGTGTGGCTCGGCCTTTGGTCCGGTCACTGGTCGGCCATGACCGGTCCGATGTGGGCGCCCCCATCACCCGATCACTGGCTGGGCACCAACCGCCTCGGCCAGGATATCTTCGCGCGCAGCGTGGCAGCCACCGCCACGGCATTCGAAATCGGGCTGGTCGTGGCCGTCGTCACCTGCCTGTTCGGCGGACTGATGGGCAGCATCGCGGGATTCTTTCACCGCGGCTGGATCGACGAATTCATCCTCTGGCTGACCGGCACCCTCGAGGCCATCCCCTTCTATCTTCTCGTCGGCGCCATTGCCTTTGCCCTGCACCGCCACCCGTCAGCCATGTACGTGGCCATGATGGCGGCCTTCTGGACCACCACCGCGCGCGTGGTTCGTGCCGAGGCGATCCGGCTTGAGCGATCCGGTTTCATTCTGGCCGCACGCGCCGGCGGCAGCGCACCCTTGCGCATCCTGCGAAGACATGTGCTGCCCAACCTGGCCCATGTGCTGCTGGTCCAGGCCACGCTCGTGTTTGTGGCAGCGATCAAGATCGAGGTCATCCTCAGCTTCCTTGGCCTGGGTGTGCACGACTCGATCAGCTGGGGCCTGATGCTGGCCGAGGCCGGTCAGGACATTCTGGCCGGACAGTACATGAACTTCGTGGTGGCTTCGGTCTTTCTGTTCGGCCTGGTCATGGCCGGCAGCCTGGTCGCCGACGATTTGCAGGACCGCCTCGACCCGAAGCGGCGCAAGAGCAAGCCGGCCGGCGTCGAACGCGATCCCCGGATACTCCCCTGA
- a CDS encoding SirB2 family protein: MSYYPLLKNIHIFIALLSGLGFAVRGYLRLVANRPLSHPVIRIAPHILDTLLLATGIALWVMVGWTFLSWLGLKIGLIVAYILIGMAAFRKGHGGSGIILYWLALGIYLAIAFIAVHKPI; the protein is encoded by the coding sequence ATGAGTTACTACCCGCTTCTAAAAAACATCCATATCTTCATTGCGCTGCTCAGTGGCCTGGGGTTCGCCGTGCGAGGTTACCTGCGCCTGGTCGCGAATCGGCCGCTGAGTCACCCGGTCATACGCATCGCACCGCATATCCTCGATACGCTGCTGCTGGCTACCGGCATCGCACTGTGGGTCATGGTGGGATGGACCTTCCTGTCCTGGCTGGGGCTCAAGATCGGCCTGATCGTGGCCTACATCCTGATCGGCATGGCCGCCTTCCGCAAAGGCCACGGCGGCAGCGGCATCATCCTGTACTGGCTGGCCCTGGGCATCTACCTGGCGATTGCATTCATTGCCGTGCACAAACCGATCTGA
- a CDS encoding polysaccharide deacetylase family protein: MHGKRFVILSWHSIRVLDNHYADNDLIAFGEDLLTLDAQGWTVLPLAQALAGLDSGTLPDKVAVLTADDGSIMDFEAFDHPSCGPQKSLAQRLREFRDSPASSGRHHPHVSAFAIASPQARDELDRTDYMSLDVWRDDWWAKANESGLISIENHSWDHNHGSLQRTVQRDNRRGDFRWIETESECRAEVDQASDYIERRAGRRPCFFAYPYGQSSEYIRREYLPRYGPELGLQAALACDPEPVTAASDRWHLPRYMFSRDWKQPGDLEILLNDAQAHA; this comes from the coding sequence ATGCATGGCAAGCGTTTCGTTATCCTGTCCTGGCATTCCATCCGCGTGCTGGACAACCACTACGCCGACAACGACCTGATCGCTTTTGGCGAGGACCTGCTTACCCTGGATGCGCAGGGCTGGACTGTGCTGCCTCTGGCACAGGCCCTGGCCGGTCTTGATTCGGGAACACTGCCCGACAAGGTGGCGGTCCTGACCGCCGACGACGGTTCCATCATGGACTTCGAGGCCTTCGATCATCCCAGCTGCGGCCCGCAGAAGAGCCTGGCCCAGCGCCTGCGCGAGTTCCGCGACTCGCCTGCCAGCTCGGGCCGACACCATCCCCACGTCAGCGCCTTCGCCATCGCCTCCCCACAGGCGCGCGACGAGCTCGACAGGACCGACTACATGAGCCTCGATGTATGGCGTGATGACTGGTGGGCGAAAGCCAATGAAAGCGGACTGATCAGCATCGAGAACCATAGCTGGGATCACAATCACGGCTCACTCCAGCGCACCGTGCAACGCGACAACCGGCGCGGCGACTTCCGCTGGATCGAAACCGAATCAGAATGTCGCGCCGAGGTCGACCAGGCCAGCGATTACATCGAGCGGCGCGCGGGCCGCCGCCCGTGTTTCTTCGCCTACCCCTACGGCCAGTCCAGCGAGTACATACGGCGGGAATACCTGCCAAGATATGGTCCCGAGCTGGGACTGCAGGCCGCCCTGGCCTGCGACCCGGAGCCCGTCACCGCCGCCAGCGACCGCTGGCACCTGCCGCGCTACATGTTTTCCCGCGACTGGAAGCAACCCGGTGACCTGGAAATACTTCTGAACGACGCCCAAGCTCACGCTTGA